The proteins below are encoded in one region of Amycolatopsis magusensis:
- the nadD gene encoding nicotinate-nucleotide adenylyltransferase has protein sequence MPERRRIGVMGGTFDPVHHGHLVAASEVQSRFGLDEVIFVPTGQPWQKSDRVVTKAEDRYLMTVIATASNPVFSVSRVDIDRGGQTYTVDTLRDLRAEYPDDELHFITGADALEQILTWRNAEELFDLAHFIGVTRPGYHLNDHHLPSGKVSLVEVTAMAISSTGCRERVEHGEPVWYLVPDGVVRYIDKRGLYRDAPD, from the coding sequence ATGCCAGAACGGCGTCGAATCGGGGTCATGGGTGGAACCTTCGATCCCGTCCACCACGGGCACCTCGTCGCGGCCAGCGAGGTGCAGTCGCGCTTCGGCCTCGACGAAGTCATCTTCGTGCCGACGGGGCAGCCGTGGCAGAAGTCCGACCGGGTGGTCACCAAGGCCGAGGACCGGTACCTGATGACGGTGATCGCCACCGCGTCGAACCCGGTGTTCTCGGTCAGCCGCGTGGACATCGACCGCGGCGGCCAGACCTACACCGTGGACACCCTGCGCGACCTGCGTGCCGAATACCCCGACGACGAACTGCACTTCATCACCGGCGCCGACGCGCTCGAGCAGATCCTCACCTGGCGCAACGCCGAGGAGCTGTTCGACCTGGCCCACTTCATCGGCGTCACCCGCCCCGGCTACCACCTCAACGACCACCACCTGCCCAGCGGCAAGGTGAGCCTGGTCGAGGTGACCGCGATGGCGATCTCGTCCACCGGCTGCCGCGAACGCGTCGAGCACGGGGAACCGGTCTGGTACCTGGTGCCCGACGGCGTGGTCCGCTACATCGACAAACGAGGGCTCTACCGCGACGCGCCGGACTGA
- the rsfS gene encoding ribosome silencing factor, with the protein MTATSEARELAVTAAHAAADKKASNVVVLDVSDQLVITDAFVIASAPNERQVGAIVDNVEEKLREAGHKPVRREGAREGRWVLLDFVDVVVHVQHDEERSFYGLERLWKDCPRIEVDGLTVGGDEGEPAEERP; encoded by the coding sequence TTGACCGCCACGTCCGAAGCCAGGGAACTGGCCGTCACCGCCGCACACGCGGCGGCGGACAAGAAGGCCTCGAACGTGGTCGTGCTGGACGTTTCCGACCAGCTCGTCATCACCGACGCCTTCGTGATCGCCTCGGCCCCCAACGAACGCCAGGTCGGCGCCATCGTCGACAACGTCGAGGAGAAGCTGCGCGAAGCCGGGCACAAGCCGGTCCGCCGCGAAGGCGCCAGGGAAGGCCGCTGGGTGCTCCTCGACTTCGTCGACGTCGTGGTGCACGTCCAGCACGACGAGGAACGCTCCTTCTACGGCCTCGAACGGCTGTGGAAGGACTGCCCGCGCATCGAGGTCGACGGCCTGACCGTGGGCGGCGACGAGGGGGAACCGGCCGAGGAGCGCCCGTGA
- a CDS encoding histidine phosphatase family protein, translating to MTQRLVLWRHGETDYNAAGRMQGHLDSALTQVGWNQARFAAPALARFSPDLVIASDLHRATDTATVLTEAIGVPLRIDKRLRETHLGEWQGLTGAEVDAAYPGERDLWRTDATWAPPGGESRVDVADRAYEVVADLVAAGTGPTVLLAAHGGLIIALTARLLGLPVEVWPTLGGIGNCHWVELGRRNGMWRLHVYNAGITG from the coding sequence GTGACCCAGCGGCTGGTGCTGTGGCGGCACGGTGAAACCGACTACAACGCCGCCGGCCGCATGCAGGGGCATCTCGACTCCGCGCTGACCCAGGTGGGCTGGAACCAGGCGCGGTTCGCCGCGCCCGCGCTCGCCCGGTTCTCGCCGGACCTGGTGATCGCCTCCGACCTCCACCGCGCCACCGACACGGCCACCGTGCTCACCGAGGCCATCGGCGTGCCGCTGCGCATCGACAAGCGCCTGCGCGAAACCCACCTCGGCGAGTGGCAGGGGCTCACCGGCGCCGAGGTGGACGCCGCGTACCCCGGCGAGCGGGACCTGTGGCGCACCGACGCCACCTGGGCCCCGCCCGGCGGTGAGTCGCGCGTGGACGTGGCCGACCGCGCCTACGAGGTGGTCGCGGACCTGGTCGCCGCCGGCACCGGGCCCACCGTGCTGCTGGCCGCGCACGGCGGCCTGATCATCGCGCTGACCGCCCGGCTGCTCGGGCTGCCGGTGGAGGTCTGGCCGACGCTCGGCGGCATCGGCAACTGCCACTGGGTCGAGCTGGGGCGCCGCAACGGCATGTGGCGGCTGCACGTGTACAACGCCGGCATCACGGGGTGA
- the octT gene encoding diglucosylglycerate octanoyltransferase: protein MSPRLLVFGDSLSFHGPDHEYAADEPRLWPNRAADALGGTADLVAGFGWNARDLWWSLTGDPRVWADLHHADVVILAIGSMDTLPSPLPTYLRTGLRYLRPDRLRRVARQAYLAAQPRLAVAFRGRPAVLPAALTVRYLDMSVEALRALRPSLPIVGMLPSVHRAESYGRVHAARPAAAAAMADWARRREVPMLDLAEVVGEHVLGGHGNPDGMHWGWAGHAAVGAEMAKLVSGLLFTGEPPGGP, encoded by the coding sequence GTGAGCCCGCGGCTGCTGGTGTTCGGGGACTCGCTGAGCTTCCACGGCCCCGACCACGAGTACGCGGCCGACGAACCCCGGCTCTGGCCGAACCGCGCCGCCGACGCGCTCGGCGGCACCGCCGACCTGGTCGCCGGGTTCGGCTGGAACGCCCGCGACCTGTGGTGGTCGCTGACCGGCGACCCGCGGGTCTGGGCGGACCTGCACCACGCCGACGTGGTGATCCTCGCGATCGGCAGCATGGACACCCTGCCGTCGCCGCTGCCCACCTACCTCCGCACCGGGCTGCGGTACCTGCGCCCGGACCGCCTGCGCCGCGTCGCCCGGCAGGCCTACCTCGCCGCCCAGCCGCGCCTCGCGGTCGCCTTCCGCGGCAGGCCCGCGGTGCTGCCCGCCGCGTTGACCGTGCGGTACCTGGACATGTCGGTCGAAGCGCTGCGCGCGCTGCGGCCCTCGCTGCCGATCGTGGGGATGTTGCCGTCGGTGCACCGCGCCGAGTCGTACGGCCGGGTGCACGCCGCTCGCCCGGCTGCCGCCGCCGCGATGGCCGACTGGGCGCGGCGGCGAGAGGTGCCGATGCTCGACCTCGCCGAGGTGGTCGGGGAGCACGTGCTCGGCGGGCACGGCAACCCGGACGGCATGCACTGGGGCTGGGCGGGACACGCCGCCGTGGGCGCCGAAATGGCAAAACTCGTCAGCGGGTTGCTGTTCACCGGGGAACCACCCGGGGGCCCGTAG